A window of the Acidithiobacillus thiooxidans ATCC 19377 genome harbors these coding sequences:
- the prmB gene encoding 50S ribosomal protein L3 N(5)-glutamine methyltransferase — protein sequence MRLEKYVQLAENELFTVADLRRWGSSRFAAADLDFSQGQQNPRAEADLILARALHLEPEDLADFSGARLLPEEKRRVLQHFYAREILRRPAAYITGEAWFAGLRFMVDERVLIPRSLIEPFIEEGFAPWVEESRIQRILEIGTGSGCMAITLALRFPYAEIDAVDISLEALNVARSNVQKYGLEDQVHLYQSDLFSALQGQRYDLVISNPPYVDAAAMAELPPEYTHEPRLALAAGTDGLDCLLPLLEQAPRHLEAGGVLIVETGDAEVALSEQRPDLPLIWLEHPAGGSGVFLMTFNG from the coding sequence ATGCGCCTCGAAAAGTATGTACAACTTGCCGAAAATGAGCTGTTCACCGTGGCAGACTTGCGGCGCTGGGGCAGCAGCCGCTTTGCTGCCGCCGATCTGGATTTCAGTCAGGGGCAGCAAAACCCCCGCGCCGAAGCCGATCTGATCCTGGCGCGCGCCCTGCACCTGGAACCCGAAGATCTTGCGGACTTTTCAGGTGCCCGGCTGCTGCCGGAGGAAAAGCGCCGGGTATTGCAACACTTTTATGCGCGTGAAATTCTCCGCAGGCCGGCGGCCTATATTACTGGAGAAGCCTGGTTCGCCGGGCTGCGCTTTATGGTGGATGAGCGGGTATTGATCCCCCGCAGCCTCATTGAGCCCTTTATTGAAGAGGGCTTTGCGCCCTGGGTGGAAGAATCGCGCATCCAGCGTATTCTCGAAATCGGTACCGGTTCCGGGTGCATGGCCATTACCCTGGCCCTACGTTTTCCCTATGCTGAAATAGATGCTGTAGATATTTCTCTAGAGGCCCTGAACGTGGCGCGCAGCAATGTCCAGAAATACGGGCTGGAAGATCAGGTACATTTATATCAGTCAGATTTATTCTCGGCTTTGCAGGGCCAACGTTACGATCTGGTTATCAGCAACCCCCCCTATGTGGATGCCGCAGCTATGGCCGAGTTACCCCCGGAATACACCCATGAGCCACGCCTGGCCCTTGCCGCTGGCACGGATGGACTGGACTGTCTCCTGCCCCTGCTGGAACAGGCTCCCCGGCACCTGGAAGCAGGCGGGGTATTGATTGTGGAAACCGGCGATGCAGAAGTAGCGCTCAGCGAACAAAGACCCGATTTGCCGCTGATCTGGCTGGAACACCCTGCGGGGGGCTCCGGTGTTTTCCTGATGACTTTTAATGGCTGA
- a CDS encoding SPOR domain-containing protein, whose product MRDYKNQTSRPPSREQRPAPPPRRPREPEPELEMEEEQEALHSAEDRGPRLWPWILLIIILLLSALVWWWIAQLPINTGKLGLLSKNSGSTAAAASASSNAKPATGGKSSSASSVALATAIAPSAAPASSTSTSTSKHGTAASTTSTQSTATAASTRSGVDFNFYQILPKMHVDIPADILGSGPGIPSASTNSTAAVAVHQPVTIQVGAFTNRAAAVVLRDRLALLGVSTSMTKVDGNGSNTLYRLQTRTFDSLADAQPTLAKIRGMGITPLLIGNGIIGAATNAPLSQSPVP is encoded by the coding sequence ATGCGTGATTATAAGAACCAGACCAGCCGCCCACCTTCCAGAGAGCAGCGCCCGGCGCCTCCGCCCCGGAGGCCGAGGGAGCCCGAACCCGAACTGGAAATGGAGGAAGAGCAGGAAGCACTGCATTCTGCCGAAGATCGAGGCCCCAGACTCTGGCCCTGGATATTGCTCATTATCATCCTGTTGCTCAGCGCCCTGGTGTGGTGGTGGATCGCGCAATTACCCATCAACACCGGCAAACTGGGGCTCCTGTCGAAAAATTCAGGAAGCACTGCCGCCGCCGCATCAGCCAGCAGTAATGCCAAGCCTGCAACAGGGGGCAAATCATCCAGTGCCAGTTCCGTGGCATTGGCTACGGCCATCGCGCCCTCCGCTGCTCCTGCCTCCAGCACCAGCACCAGCACCAGCAAACACGGGACAGCAGCCAGCACCACCAGCACCCAGTCAACAGCCACTGCCGCCTCCACACGCAGTGGCGTGGATTTCAACTTTTATCAGATCCTGCCAAAAATGCATGTTGATATACCGGCGGACATTCTCGGCAGTGGTCCGGGTATTCCTTCCGCAAGCACCAACAGCACTGCTGCCGTGGCCGTACATCAGCCGGTAACCATTCAGGTGGGAGCATTTACGAATCGGGCTGCCGCCGTCGTGCTCCGCGACCGCCTAGCGCTACTGGGCGTCAGCACCAGCATGACCAAAGTGGATGGCAATGGCAGTAACACGCTTTATCGCCTGCAAACCCGAACGTTTGATTCTTTGGCCGATGCCCAACCCACTCTCGCCAAAATTCGTGGCATGGGCATCACCCCTTTGCTGATTGGCAACGGCATCATCGGTGCAGCAACTAATGCACCGCTGTCCCAGTCTCCAGTGCCTTGA
- a CDS encoding exodeoxyribonuclease III, giving the protein MRLYSWNVNGWRAAYRKGLRDWVKETGPDLLCTQETKADPAKLTAAESRLEGYGSCWAVAERAGYSGVATFTKIPGQTSHAGLGIERFDREGRVVVTDCGDFDLYNVYFPNGKKDSERLAFKLDFYAAFLAHINQKAAAGRPVIFCGDVNTAHQPIDLARPKENQRISGFLPEERACMDQWQQAGWVDSFRHFHPDEARYSWWSQRTDARSRDIGWRLDYFWVHQSLLPRLRAAGIATEVMGSDHCPVWLEII; this is encoded by the coding sequence TTGCGTCTTTATAGTTGGAATGTGAACGGCTGGCGGGCAGCCTACCGCAAAGGTTTGCGGGACTGGGTGAAAGAGACCGGCCCCGATTTGCTCTGCACTCAGGAAACCAAGGCGGATCCTGCAAAACTGACCGCTGCGGAAAGTCGCCTGGAAGGATATGGCAGCTGCTGGGCCGTGGCCGAACGGGCCGGTTACAGCGGCGTCGCCACTTTCACCAAAATTCCCGGACAAACTTCTCATGCGGGCTTGGGCATAGAGCGTTTTGACCGCGAAGGCCGGGTGGTTGTCACCGATTGCGGCGATTTTGATTTGTACAACGTTTATTTTCCCAACGGCAAAAAAGATAGCGAACGACTGGCCTTCAAGCTGGATTTTTATGCCGCCTTTCTGGCGCATATCAACCAGAAAGCGGCGGCAGGCCGCCCGGTGATTTTTTGCGGGGACGTGAACACGGCGCATCAGCCCATCGACCTCGCCCGCCCCAAGGAAAATCAGCGCATTTCCGGCTTTCTTCCCGAGGAGAGAGCCTGCATGGACCAATGGCAACAGGCTGGTTGGGTGGATAGTTTTCGTCATTTTCATCCTGATGAGGCCCGTTACTCCTGGTGGAGCCAACGCACTGATGCCCGCAGTCGCGACATTGGCTGGCGCCTCGATTATTTCTGGGTACACCAGAGCCTTCTGCCGCGCCTGCGCGCTGCGGGTATCGCTACGGAAGTCATGGGTTCTGATCATTGTCCCGTCTGGCTGGAGATTATTTGA
- a CDS encoding LysR family transcriptional regulator, with translation MKIHAEELLTFLAVAEAEGVGRGARMLQRSQPAVSERLRALQLSLGEPLYQRSGRGIKLTAAGESLLPYARRLRESLEEVESWSARRQNLQEGSLRIAATNTVANYFLMEHLARFRSAYPSIQLQLKTGPLPDALSLGSWDLLFTEEQIAADHLPQHMEQEAWREDELVAILPRDHPWVQEGRQSARWEEILQQPIVWREAHSGIRRRVEAAIAHAGLCARYSVEVTGVEALRDAVAAGLGIGFASVEALDKVRWPLASLRLEPPRGLFWTLFLIRPQRDFQSRAVRVFLQLLFSH, from the coding sequence TTGAAAATACATGCAGAAGAATTGTTGACCTTTTTGGCCGTTGCCGAAGCCGAAGGGGTAGGACGTGGGGCCCGAATGTTGCAGCGCAGTCAGCCTGCTGTTTCCGAGCGCCTGCGGGCCCTGCAGCTGAGTTTGGGAGAACCGCTTTATCAACGCAGTGGTCGCGGTATCAAGCTGACGGCAGCGGGTGAGTCCCTGTTGCCCTATGCGCGTCGCCTGCGCGAAAGCCTGGAGGAGGTGGAAAGCTGGTCGGCGCGACGCCAGAACCTGCAGGAAGGCAGTTTACGCATTGCGGCCACCAATACGGTCGCCAACTATTTTTTAATGGAACATCTGGCCCGTTTCCGCAGTGCTTACCCGAGTATCCAGTTGCAATTGAAAACGGGTCCTTTGCCGGATGCCCTTTCTTTGGGTAGTTGGGATTTGCTGTTTACCGAAGAACAAATTGCTGCAGATCATTTGCCCCAACATATGGAGCAGGAGGCCTGGCGGGAAGACGAACTGGTGGCCATTCTGCCCCGGGATCATCCCTGGGTGCAGGAAGGACGACAATCGGCGCGCTGGGAGGAAATTCTGCAACAACCTATTGTCTGGAGAGAAGCCCATTCAGGAATCCGGCGCCGCGTGGAGGCCGCCATTGCCCATGCCGGATTGTGTGCCCGTTACAGCGTGGAGGTGACGGGCGTCGAAGCCCTACGCGACGCGGTCGCGGCGGGATTGGGTATTGGCTTTGCCTCGGTGGAGGCTCTGGACAAGGTCCGCTGGCCTTTGGCCTCCCTGCGCCTGGAACCGCCGCGCGGGTTATTCTGGACACTGTTTCTGATTCGCCCGCAGAGGGATTTTCAGTCGCGGGCGGTGCGGGTGTTTTTACAGTTGCTGTTCAGCCATTAA
- a CDS encoding 23S rRNA (adenine(2030)-N(6))-methyltransferase RlmJ yields the protein MNYQHHFHAGNAADCIKHLALYLVLEALTRKDTPLAYIDTHAGAGSYPLGNSGEHLGGITRLWADRRSLPQSGEWLKRIQQINHDKQLQYYPGSARLAAELLRPEDRMILCETEAEIATQLRANMGKRPHTSILNEDGYRALFAHIPPQEKRGLVLIDPPFERRDEWEMLADTILRAYQRWPQGTYLIWYPIKIRGTITRFWQAIRGKIAAQVFELTQRPEEGREALAGSGLLLINAPWGVKEALSAGLTELGPLLADPQSGGFWSLRCSGWAAPEKAGHKK from the coding sequence ATGAACTACCAACATCATTTTCATGCCGGTAATGCGGCAGATTGCATCAAACATCTGGCGCTTTATCTTGTTTTGGAAGCCTTGACCCGCAAGGACACCCCCCTGGCCTACATCGACACCCATGCCGGGGCGGGCAGTTACCCGCTGGGCAATAGCGGAGAACATCTCGGCGGCATTACGCGCCTCTGGGCAGATCGGCGCAGCCTGCCCCAATCCGGAGAATGGCTCAAACGTATACAGCAGATCAATCACGACAAACAACTGCAGTACTATCCCGGCTCGGCCCGGCTGGCCGCAGAACTGCTCAGGCCGGAAGACAGGATGATTTTATGTGAAACAGAGGCGGAAATTGCCACGCAGCTACGGGCGAATATGGGTAAAAGACCGCACACCAGTATTTTGAACGAAGACGGATATCGCGCCCTTTTCGCCCATATTCCTCCGCAGGAAAAACGCGGTCTGGTGTTGATTGATCCGCCCTTTGAGCGCCGGGACGAATGGGAAATGCTCGCCGATACCATACTGCGTGCCTATCAACGCTGGCCGCAGGGAACCTATCTCATCTGGTATCCCATAAAAATACGGGGTACGATCACGCGGTTCTGGCAAGCCATACGCGGCAAAATTGCGGCGCAGGTATTTGAACTGACACAACGGCCGGAAGAAGGTCGCGAAGCCCTGGCCGGTAGCGGGTTATTGCTGATCAATGCGCCTTGGGGCGTCAAGGAAGCCCTCAGCGCCGGCCTTACCGAACTTGGTCCTCTACTGGCCGACCCGCAATCTGGAGGATTCTGGTCTCTGCGTTGCAGCGGCTGGGCCGCCCCTGAAAAAGCCGGTCATAAAAAATGA
- a CDS encoding mechanosensitive ion channel family protein, whose amino-acid sequence MHDYLGAFWRWFTTPWHLPGNILIEPLGIVEFVLILFFLWWGAIWLRRLIRKTLSRSLGTATAYAISRLTYYIVIALGILIALQTVGVNLSSLSILGGVVGVGLGFGLQNIFSNFASGLILLFEHSIKVGDYIQIKENGLHGEVKKLSVRYTQIMTNDHVDVLVPNSQFVNGEVINWSLDDPVMRIHVPFRVPYGTDREKLRELVVNTALAHPLCTPNKQYPPSLWLNAFGEAGYDCEMIVWVERDGLMRPGSTHAAFNWALADALENAGIEIPRPRQEVVLAPSAASAFAEAAKPVSSSSSST is encoded by the coding sequence ATGCATGATTATCTGGGGGCTTTCTGGCGATGGTTTACCACGCCATGGCATTTGCCGGGCAATATTCTTATTGAACCCCTGGGTATTGTCGAATTTGTGCTGATCCTGTTTTTCCTCTGGTGGGGCGCTATCTGGCTGAGAAGGCTGATACGAAAAACCCTGTCCCGAAGCTTGGGTACGGCGACGGCTTATGCAATCTCAAGGTTGACCTACTATATCGTCATTGCTCTGGGTATTTTGATTGCCCTGCAAACGGTGGGCGTCAATCTCAGCAGTCTGAGTATTCTCGGTGGCGTAGTCGGTGTCGGTTTGGGCTTTGGTCTGCAGAATATTTTCAGCAATTTTGCCTCTGGTCTGATTCTGCTTTTTGAACACAGTATCAAGGTCGGAGATTATATTCAGATCAAGGAAAATGGCCTGCACGGTGAAGTCAAAAAACTCAGCGTGCGTTATACCCAGATAATGACGAACGACCATGTGGATGTTTTGGTCCCTAATTCCCAGTTTGTGAATGGGGAAGTGATTAACTGGAGTCTGGATGATCCGGTCATGCGTATTCACGTTCCTTTTCGGGTTCCCTACGGGACTGACCGGGAAAAACTCCGTGAGCTGGTGGTGAATACCGCCTTGGCGCATCCCTTATGTACGCCAAACAAGCAGTACCCACCTTCACTCTGGCTCAACGCTTTTGGTGAAGCAGGATATGATTGCGAGATGATTGTTTGGGTAGAGCGTGACGGATTGATGCGCCCTGGCAGTACCCATGCGGCTTTTAACTGGGCTTTGGCGGATGCCCTTGAAAATGCCGGTATAGAAATTCCCCGCCCGCGTCAGGAAGTGGTTCTGGCGCCGTCGGCGGCTTCGGCTTTTGCCGAAGCCGCAAAACCGGTTTCCTCTTCTTCCTCTTCCACATAG
- a CDS encoding MFS transporter — MERIQPLSRTWPLFAGVALALGMGSFDGASVQGIFPYVAGGLSTSNDHALWTLTYFIVHWSLGITLMPWTTQRFGMRRVFQMAVMVAGIGTIISATTSNLWIMLLSRALEGIAAGLLVPLSQSLFLRHSPERQHGLVTIFWSNAMLVPFFFGPALGGFLATDLGYRSIFLLSLPFWILALLLGSSGIPKDQGRKNMPPFDGWGFGLLYAGLMSLQIVLDQGEEYGWWHSAFILKMTLIALACFLLFAWRESETAHPLLEIHFLKRRNYWLGLLLLCLGWAMFMGWASILPLWAEEDLGFNGFWASLVLFPIGLGAIPLSTQMDRLRGLLGLRRLAALCFSIFAFAYGNAYLSPISSLSDLFIPILLIGIGVGMLFVPLTLIILSGLDSEEIPSAATTSNFIRVFSANIGVSLLSVYWTRYSAMAADHFRGQISRFQSHQDFSAAMLHSMIMVKADTLSIDNLLRLSMWICLAAALIAYFFIIPPSRMKTASGPQNYVEEEEEETGFAASAKAEAADGARTTS; from the coding sequence ATGGAGCGTATCCAGCCATTGTCCAGAACCTGGCCACTTTTTGCAGGCGTAGCATTGGCTTTGGGCATGGGTTCTTTTGATGGCGCCTCGGTGCAGGGTATTTTTCCCTATGTGGCGGGCGGCCTTTCCACCAGTAACGATCACGCCCTGTGGACTCTAACCTACTTCATCGTGCACTGGTCCCTGGGTATTACCCTCATGCCCTGGACCACCCAACGCTTTGGCATGCGGCGCGTATTCCAGATGGCGGTTATGGTCGCTGGTATCGGTACCATCATTAGCGCCACCACCAGCAATCTCTGGATCATGCTGCTTTCCCGCGCCCTTGAAGGGATTGCCGCCGGGCTGCTGGTCCCTCTGAGCCAGAGCCTGTTTCTGCGCCATAGTCCCGAACGACAGCATGGCCTCGTCACCATTTTCTGGAGTAATGCCATGCTGGTTCCCTTTTTTTTCGGGCCGGCCCTGGGCGGTTTTTTGGCTACAGACCTCGGTTATCGCAGTATTTTTCTGCTTTCCCTGCCTTTCTGGATACTGGCATTACTGCTCGGTAGCAGTGGTATCCCCAAAGATCAGGGTCGAAAAAACATGCCACCCTTTGACGGCTGGGGATTCGGCCTGCTCTACGCCGGGCTGATGAGTCTGCAAATCGTACTCGATCAGGGCGAAGAATATGGCTGGTGGCACTCTGCGTTTATTCTGAAAATGACCCTGATTGCTCTGGCTTGTTTTTTGCTGTTTGCCTGGCGCGAAAGCGAAACAGCCCATCCCCTGCTGGAAATCCATTTTCTGAAGCGGCGCAATTACTGGTTGGGGCTTTTGTTACTCTGCCTGGGATGGGCCATGTTCATGGGCTGGGCTTCCATTTTACCGCTTTGGGCAGAAGAAGATTTGGGCTTCAACGGATTCTGGGCCAGCCTCGTTCTTTTTCCCATTGGGCTGGGGGCGATTCCCCTGTCCACCCAGATGGATCGCCTCCGGGGTCTGCTGGGCTTGCGTCGTCTGGCTGCCTTGTGTTTCAGCATTTTTGCCTTCGCCTATGGTAATGCTTATCTCAGCCCCATCAGCAGTCTGTCTGACCTTTTTATACCCATCCTCCTGATCGGCATCGGCGTCGGCATGCTCTTCGTGCCCCTGACCCTCATCATTCTTTCGGGTCTGGATAGCGAAGAAATCCCTTCAGCGGCAACGACCAGCAACTTCATCCGGGTATTCAGTGCAAATATCGGCGTCAGCCTGCTGAGTGTCTATTGGACCCGTTACAGCGCCATGGCTGCCGATCATTTTCGCGGGCAGATCAGCCGCTTCCAGAGCCATCAGGATTTTTCAGCGGCCATGTTGCACAGCATGATCATGGTCAAAGCCGACACCCTCAGTATCGACAACCTGTTGCGACTGTCCATGTGGATTTGCCTGGCCGCCGCCCTGATAGCCTATTTTTTCATCATCCCCCCGAGCCGCATGAAAACAGCCAGCGGCCCGCAAAACTATGTGGAAGAGGAAGAAGAGGAAACCGGTTTTGCGGCTTCGGCAAAAGCCGAAGCCGCCGACGGCGCCAGAACCACTTCCTGA
- the argS gene encoding arginine--tRNA ligase has protein sequence MKAFVLQPLQEALNALLLQGVIPDVPAQLELDRPKQVEHGHLASNIALLLAKKAGRKPRELADAIIAALPASPWIVRTEIAGPGFINFFLSPAAFHAVIEKIQTEQNQFGSNQRGEQQKLQLEFVSANPTGPLHVGHGRGAAYGASLANILRFNGYDIFCEYYVNDAGRQMDILAASVYMRYLEAAGLLPWPFPDNSYRGAYVREIAAQLRTQCGDRLEHAAANIPNLPAMEDADAAVDTLIAHLKQSLGNDYRVLHSAGLDEILNDIRNDLEQFGVHYERWYSERQLVDSGAVDRATAELEAAGHCYIQDGALWFRSTAFGDDKDRVLRRENGAYTYFASDVAYHAEKFARGFTHVLDMWGADHHGYVPRVKAALKALGLDDEKLEVVLVQFAILYRGAEKVSMSTRAGEFVTLRELREEVGNDAARFFYVLRRADQHLDFDLDLAKKHSEENPVFYIQYAHARVYSMLRQATEKGLSLPADNERALDCLQDSRELALADALWRFPEVVHNAARDREPHQIAFYLRDLAAAFHTYYNSTKILVEETPLRHARLTLCKGVAQTIANGLKLLGVSAPEQM, from the coding sequence GTGAAAGCATTTGTTCTCCAGCCCCTGCAAGAGGCCCTCAATGCCCTGCTACTGCAGGGCGTCATCCCGGATGTTCCGGCTCAGCTCGAACTGGATCGTCCCAAGCAGGTGGAGCACGGCCATCTGGCCAGCAATATCGCCCTGCTTCTCGCCAAAAAGGCGGGGCGTAAACCCCGTGAACTGGCCGACGCCATTATTGCGGCATTGCCCGCCAGCCCGTGGATAGTGCGTACGGAAATTGCCGGACCGGGTTTTATCAATTTTTTTCTGAGCCCTGCCGCTTTTCATGCGGTCATCGAAAAAATCCAGACCGAACAAAACCAGTTCGGGTCCAACCAACGGGGCGAGCAGCAAAAGCTGCAACTGGAATTTGTTTCGGCCAATCCCACTGGTCCGCTTCATGTGGGGCACGGTCGGGGTGCTGCCTACGGTGCGAGCCTGGCCAATATTTTGCGCTTCAATGGGTATGATATTTTCTGTGAATATTACGTGAATGATGCCGGTCGGCAGATGGATATTCTGGCCGCCAGTGTTTATATGCGTTACCTCGAAGCGGCCGGACTGCTTCCCTGGCCCTTTCCTGACAACAGTTATCGCGGCGCTTATGTGCGCGAAATTGCGGCACAACTACGCACGCAATGCGGTGATCGCCTGGAGCATGCCGCAGCCAACATCCCCAACCTGCCTGCCATGGAAGACGCCGATGCGGCTGTGGACACACTGATCGCCCACCTCAAGCAAAGTCTGGGGAACGATTACCGTGTGTTGCACAGTGCCGGGCTGGATGAAATCCTGAACGACATCCGCAATGATCTGGAACAATTCGGCGTGCATTACGAACGCTGGTATTCAGAACGACAACTGGTCGATTCCGGAGCCGTAGACCGGGCGACAGCCGAACTGGAAGCTGCGGGACATTGCTACATTCAGGATGGCGCGCTCTGGTTCCGGTCAACCGCATTTGGCGATGACAAGGACCGGGTTCTGCGTCGGGAAAACGGTGCGTACACCTACTTTGCCTCGGATGTGGCTTACCATGCCGAGAAATTTGCCCGTGGTTTCACTCATGTTTTGGATATGTGGGGTGCCGATCATCACGGCTACGTTCCTCGCGTCAAGGCAGCGCTCAAAGCACTGGGACTGGACGACGAAAAGCTGGAAGTCGTACTGGTCCAGTTTGCCATTCTGTATCGTGGTGCGGAAAAGGTATCCATGTCCACCCGTGCCGGAGAATTTGTCACCCTGCGCGAACTGCGCGAAGAAGTTGGTAATGATGCCGCCCGCTTTTTTTATGTGCTGCGCCGCGCTGACCAGCACCTCGACTTTGATCTGGATCTGGCCAAAAAGCACTCGGAAGAAAATCCGGTATTTTATATCCAGTATGCCCATGCCCGGGTTTACTCCATGCTCCGCCAGGCTACAGAAAAAGGCTTGAGTCTTCCTGCCGATAATGAGCGTGCACTGGATTGTCTGCAGGATTCCCGCGAGCTGGCTCTGGCCGATGCTTTATGGCGTTTTCCGGAAGTCGTGCACAACGCCGCCCGGGATCGGGAACCGCATCAGATTGCTTTTTATCTGCGCGATCTGGCCGCCGCTTTTCATACTTATTACAACTCCACCAAGATTCTGGTGGAGGAAACACCCCTGCGCCATGCCCGCCTGACGCTTTGCAAAGGGGTCGCCCAGACCATTGCCAATGGCTTGAAACTGCTTGGGGTCTCGGCACCGGAGCAGATGTAA
- a CDS encoding glutathione S-transferase N-terminal domain-containing protein, giving the protein MRLFATETSPYARKVRIVLLEKNIPCEVEWVNLRTQDHAALAHNPLGKIPVLLRNDGSAVYDSAVIVQYLEVLRPDPAIIPKDPEARIEALRVEALASGIMDTTIAWVLEQRHAADCQDLNMLQRARGKVTTALAMLQEETMAWKDVGSAPVLNLSQIATVAAVGYVDLRAPDFLVQFPDLLAWMHSMRLRPSVSATLPQ; this is encoded by the coding sequence ATGCGCCTGTTCGCTACCGAAACCAGCCCCTACGCCCGCAAGGTCCGTATAGTGTTATTGGAAAAAAATATCCCCTGCGAAGTGGAGTGGGTTAATCTGCGGACTCAGGATCACGCCGCTCTGGCCCACAATCCGCTCGGCAAAATCCCTGTACTGCTGCGCAATGATGGTTCAGCAGTTTATGATTCTGCGGTGATTGTTCAGTACCTGGAGGTGTTGCGCCCGGACCCGGCGATTATTCCCAAGGACCCGGAAGCGCGTATTGAAGCCCTGCGTGTGGAAGCACTGGCCAGCGGCATCATGGATACAACCATCGCCTGGGTTCTGGAGCAGCGTCACGCGGCTGATTGTCAGGATCTGAACATGTTGCAGCGCGCGCGCGGCAAGGTGACTACGGCGCTGGCCATGCTTCAGGAGGAAACCATGGCATGGAAAGACGTGGGGTCCGCGCCGGTATTGAATCTGTCACAAATTGCGACGGTAGCTGCAGTGGGTTATGTGGATCTGCGGGCTCCGGACTTTCTGGTCCAGTTTCCCGATTTGTTGGCCTGGATGCACAGTATGCGTTTACGGCCCAGTGTCAGTGCGACACTACCGCAGTAA
- a CDS encoding DUF2322 family protein has translation MDKETLPNIDHIQKLLLYGGPSAQLQQELVKTPGAEISVAVLYQLALRHGVISPTAAREGLALLATAGTAGDSGRKILEKVIADSDFLAVRVMR, from the coding sequence ATGGACAAAGAAACTCTTCCCAATATCGATCATATTCAAAAGCTGCTGCTTTATGGCGGCCCCTCCGCGCAGCTACAGCAGGAGCTGGTCAAAACGCCCGGCGCAGAAATCAGTGTCGCCGTCCTCTATCAACTGGCCCTGCGTCATGGCGTCATCAGCCCCACTGCAGCGCGTGAAGGTCTGGCCCTGTTGGCTACTGCCGGGACAGCCGGTGACAGTGGCCGCAAAATTCTGGAAAAAGTGATTGCCGACAGTGATTTTCTGGCTGTACGGGTCATGCGCTGA
- a CDS encoding YbjN domain-containing protein: MNHVEVVEKLFMELEWEAKMLPDYPVMTCALQVPNGTLDIFCHVHADRERILFYLRPQNLDITANKRLAVAEFVTRANYGLSLGNFELDMEDGEINFKTILQAPAAVLSTALLRPYLLLGVETINHYLPGLDKVLAGQETPAAAIKALETGTAVH, encoded by the coding sequence ATGAATCATGTGGAAGTGGTTGAAAAACTGTTTATGGAACTGGAATGGGAAGCCAAAATGCTTCCGGATTATCCGGTCATGACCTGTGCACTGCAGGTACCCAATGGCACCCTGGATATTTTCTGTCATGTTCATGCAGATCGTGAGCGCATCCTGTTTTATTTGCGTCCACAGAATCTGGATATTACGGCGAACAAGCGATTGGCGGTGGCCGAATTTGTGACCCGTGCCAACTATGGTCTGTCTCTGGGTAATTTCGAGCTGGATATGGAAGATGGTGAAATCAATTTCAAGACGATTTTGCAGGCACCGGCAGCCGTATTATCTACGGCCTTGTTGCGTCCCTACCTGTTGTTGGGTGTGGAAACCATAAACCATTATCTGCCCGGGTTGGACAAGGTGCTGGCCGGTCAGGAAACTCCCGCTGCAGCCATCAAGGCACTGGAGACTGGGACAGCGGTGCATTAG